The genome window GAAGTATCAAGTGCCGAAATAAAATTCTCTAATATATTAAAATCTCTTGTGTAAGGAAGAATTTCAAAAGAATCCCCTCCAGTTACAACAAGAGAAAAGAGTGGACCTTGATTTAATTTTAAAAGATCAATTATCTTAATCTTTGCTCTGTCAATACGAGAGGGGGCCACATCTATCGCATCCATACTTTGTGAAAGGTTAATTACTAAGAGAGTTTTCGACTCATTCTCATCAAAGGAAGTTCGAACTTTTTCAAAAGTAGGTCCACTTACTGCGATGATTAAGACAGTAGCAAGTGCAAGTGCCCATAGTTGGGGGTCTTTTAGAAGCTCACCTCTTTGTTTAACAACCAGAGCATTAAATATGTCAGCGCTAAAGAAGTTACGTAACTCCCCCATCCTCTTACTTCTAAGATATAAGTAGCAAAATATAGTAACGAAAAGAAGAAGAATTAACCACCAGGGCCTTATAAAGTGAAAATCATCAATATTAGTAATCAACCTTAGAGAAAATGATTGAATATTCATTAAAGCTTCATACATTTGCGCTCCTTTGTAAAAGAAAGCGGCGGATAAGAATAATAAGAATAGTCATCAAATAGATTAATAATATTATAACAATTGGGATAAAGAAGAGATCATACTTTGGCAGAAACGTTAATCTCGTCATCTCTTGTACTTCAATTGAGCTAATATCTTTAAATGCCTGTTCAAGCTGTTTTTCATCGCTAGGCAAGTAAAAACGTCCATTGGTAAGTCGAGAAATTTCTTTTAGCGTATTAGTATCAAGGCTATTTTCACCTACTGTCTTAGGATCACCATAGCCCAAGACATAGATCTTAATATTTTCACTTCGAGCAATCTTAGCAGCATCAATTGGACGAATATCACTTCCGGTATCGTTACCATCCGTTAGTAATACGAGAACACGTTCTTTCATCTTTAATCCACGAAAACGTTTTATCCCTAACCCTATAGCATCTCCTAAATGAGTACTTAGCCCGGCCATACCAACTTTAGATTGATTAACGAGTGAGATCAAGGACTCTCTATCATTTGTCAATGGAGCTTGTAGATAGGCAGAGTCTCCAAACACGACAAGACCTAAATAATCGTCCTTTCTTTCATTAATAAATTTAACAATATTCTTTTTAGCAACATCTAGCCTTGTCTGACCACTTTGAGTATCTTCAAAATTCATTGAGCCAGATAAATCAAGAGCAATATAAAAGCTTTTAGACGAGATATTTTTAACAATTTCCTTCCCGCTCATCACTGGTCTTGCAAGAGCAACACAAAATAAAACCCAAGACACAATCAATAATGAGGTTTGAATAGTTTTTCTTTTTCTAATATTATGTAAGCTTTGTTTATCGCTAAATGACTGAGCAACAATATTAAAAAAAGAAACACGTACTGATGTTTGACGTATCTGAAATGGCCTTATCAGAAAGTGCACAAAAATAGGAAGTACTACAATTAAGAAGAGCATAGGATAATCAAAACTAATCATGATTTCTCCTTAGATCTTTTAACGTAAGACCAATATCGTAGAGCATCCTTTTTTTTAAGCTCTCTTCTACTCTTTTTTCTAAAGTAAGAGAATAATACAGATATTTATTTAAGCTTTCCTGTTCGGCCAGAGAATACTCTCCAATAGCTGAATTTATTAAGAAACTGTCATCAATGCGATAGTCGAAACGTAATTTTGAAATTTTTTTATAAAGAAGATAAATATCCTGAATAGTATCGTCATTTGATAGGCCTTTATAGACTCTGACATAAGCTCCATATTTCTTGTAGTATAAGAGCGTTTTATAGATGTAATAGAAAATTAGGCCAATAGCAATTAAGGATAAAACTGACCATCCCCAAGTCTTAGGGGCCATCGAAACAGGTTTCATATTAACTTCTATTTCTTTAATTCCCTTTATTGAGAGATTTCCAAAATATTCATGATTAATCGTTTCAGTGGCCTTACTCATGAAAGCGCCTCTGTTTTAATTGAGTAAAAATATCTTCATGAGTATTAATGGTAAAAATAGGAAATGATAACTTACGACATATTTCGTAAAGTCTATTGACATGGCCATCCCAATTCTCTTTATATTTATTTCTTAATTTCTGATCTCTAGAATTAATTGAGATCTCTCTCTTGCTATTAGAAATTACAAAATTACTGACGGCGGGAAGCCTCTCTTCATTTTGATCAACAATATGACCTATGACTAACTCATGCTTACTCGCAAGCATTTTTAACTGAGAAAATGCTTCTTCGTTAAATTCTAAGAAATCAGAAATAAAGATGATTAACGAGTTTTGACTTACTTCATGCCTAAGCCTCTTAAGCGCTTCTTCTACAAATACTACTTTATTTGACAAGCAGTTAAGATCAAGCTTTCGATTCGCGGCCTCAAGTTCACTTAGAATGGCCATCGACTTATTTGTTGATTTTGTAGCTTTAATAAAAGTATGTCCATCATTAGATATAAGAAACGCACCAACGGGATCTTGATTTCCCACAACACTCCAGTATGAAATCGTCGCCAATTCACAGGCGACAACAGATTTCAATTTATAGGTAGAACCAAAGAACATAGTCGAACTCTGATCCACTACAAGGTAGACAGGTCGCTCCTTATCTTCAGTAAATCGTTTTACTATTGGCCGAGAAAGCTTTTGACTAAGCCTCCAGTTCATATTTCTAATATCGTCACCTAGTCGATAATTATCCATCTCTTCAAAGATCAAACCTTGTCCTTTGACTTTAGAGCTAAAACGGCCGACAAAATTATTGCGAATTGGTCGATCGACAAAAGTACGAAAATTAACGGCCTTAGACTTAAGTCCCATAAGGTAGTTCTTAGAAATATAAATCGAGTTTTGTTGAATCATTATTAATTACAAAATAGCGACTGAGTCGATGATCTGATCAATGATATTATCTGCCGACACACCATCTGCTATGGCCTCATAACTGATATATAAACGGTGTCTAAGTACAGGTTTTATAATAGACCTAATATGATCAGGGTTAACAAATTCACTACCAGAGAGCCACGCCTTTGCTTTAGCAGCTATATCTAGAGACAATGATGTACGTGTACTTAGGCCCATCGAGAGGTACTTTTGTGTCTCTATTGGAAGTTTATTACTACTTCTTGTTGCATCAACTATATCGACAATATACTGATCAATAGATGGGGATGTCTTAATCTTTTGAATTTCGTTTCTTGCAGAAAAAATAGTTTCTTCATTAATAATGCTTCTAACTTCTGGTGCTTGATATTGCTCCCTAATTAATTGCATAATCTTCATCTCATTTTCTTTACTCGGATAATTTAAAATGAGTTTGAATATGAAACGATCTAATTGTGCTTCAGGAAGTGGATAAGTCCCATCTTGTTCAATTGGGTTTTGGGTTGCTAGAACCATAAAGAGTTGCGGTAATTTATATGTCAGGCCATTAACCGTTACTTGTCTCTCTTCCATCGCCTCGAGTAGAGCTGATTGTACTTTCGAAGGAGCACGGTTAATTTCATCGGCCAAAAGAAGGTTGTTAAAAACAGGACCTTTACTAAATTCGATATGTCCCTTGCCTGACTCATCAGTTAAGTACAACTCCGAACCTACAACGTCAGATGGAAGTAGATCAGGTGTAAATTGAATACGACCTAAATTAGCGCCAATTAGACTCGCAAGATGTTTAACTGTAGTAGTTTTACCAGTTCCAGGATTTCCTTCGAGGAGAACATTTCCATTACAAAGAACAGCAAGAATAATCTTTTCAACTATCTCTTCTTGGCCAATAATTCGGTTATTTAATTGAGTTTGTATATTGTGAAATTCATTAATAACAGACATGATTAATCCAAAAATATGTATGGCGAACCAGCGGTTCGCCACATGAAAGTTAGTTATTTCTTTTTATTATGTTGAAGAATATTTTTTGTAATATCCTTCATGCTCCACGAGTCAGCAGTTTGACTTGCTGGATATTTCTTAAACGTATCGAGGAACTTAGCTGTAACATCCATGGCCATATACACGTAGGCCGCTTTATACTGCATCCAGTCCCAGTATGTATTAGAATTCTGGTCTGCTCTCTCATAAGGATCACGACGAAGGTTAAATACTTTAGAAACGCGAAGGTCAACAAAAGGCTCTGCCCAAAGGGCCATTGTCTTTGCTCTTTGTTCAGAAAAGACCACTTTCCAATCCCCCATACGAACTGCAACAGGGACCCCTTGATCATCTAAGTAGATAAACTCTTTACGAGGCGATTTCTTCTGCTTACCTTCGAGGTATCTTGATAAATCATATCCATCAAGATGAAGCTTAGCTTTCTTCTTGCCGATTCTCTTACCTTTGAGTAGATCTTTCTTTAGGTTTTTAACACCGGCCCATGTCGCAATTGTTGGCATCCAATCAAGACTCGATACGATTTCATTTGAAACTTCTCCGGCCTTGATTTTACCTGGGAACATTACAAGGGCCGGAACTCGGTATGCTCCTTCCCAGTTCGTATTCTTTTCTGATCTAAACTTTGTAATACCAGCATCTGGCCAGGTATTGTAATGAACTCCATTGTCAGTTGAGTACATAACAAAAGTATTATCCTTTACTTTATTCTTCTCTAGTGAATCTAGTAAACGGCCAACGTACATATCGTGCTGAACAAATACATCGTTATAATCACCTTGCCCAGAAAGACCTTTAGCTTCAGGACGTGGATGTGTACGATAATGCATACCAGTTGTATTAACCCAAACAAAGAATGGCTTCTTTTTCTTAGCAGCATTTGTGATAAATTTAATCGAACGATTAACGATATCCTCATCAACCGTTTCCATTCTCTTTTTGGTGAGAGGACCAGTATCCTTTACTTTTCCATCAGCAAATGAATGGAGAACTCCACGTGGACCAAATTTCTTTTTGAATGCCTTATCTTTTGGATAGTCTGGATCTTCTGGCTCTTCTTCGGCATTTAGGTGATAAAGGTTTCCATAGAATTCATCAAATCCATGTCTTGTTGGAAGAAATTCATCACGATCTCCAAGGTGATTCTTACCAAATTGACCGGTAACATAGCCTTGCGTCTTTAGAACTTCTGCGATTGTAATATCTCGATCTTGTAGACCTGCTTTAGCACCAGGTAGACCTACTTTAGAAAGCCCTGTTCTTAGAGTTGCTTGACCAGTAATAAAGGCCGAACGGCCTGCCGTACATGATTGTTCAGCATAATAGTCTGTGAACATCATCCCTTCTTTGGCTATACGATCGATATTTGGAGTCTTGTACCCCATGATACCATGGCTGTAGGCTGATATATTTTCAACACCAATATCATCACCCCAGATAATCAAAAAATTTGGTTTCTTCGCAGCATGAGTACTAATTGTAACAGCACCTACACAAACAAGACCAATTAAAGACTTTAAACCTTTCATCAGTACTCCTTAAATTGTTATCATTATTGACTACTCTACAGAATTTTTATTGACACAAGTATGCACAAAGGACTCAACAAAGTAAATTTAAAAAATAAATAAGATTTGAGTTAAGCTATTCAATTTATTAACACTATGTTACAGTTTCGCATCATAAATTTATAAAATTAGGAAACAGACTTAATGGAAGATTTAAAAAGAGCGACCTTTGCTATTATTTCTCACCCAGATGCGGGTAAAACAACAATGACAGAAAAGCTTTTATGGTTTGGTCAAGTTGTTCGAAGCGTAGGTATGGTTAAGAGTAAGCAAGGTAATTACGCAAAATCTGACTGGATGGAAATGGAAAAAGAGCGTGGAATTTCAATTACATCCTCTGTAATGTCTTTTCCATATAACGAACGTGCCATGCACCTTCTTGATACTCCAGGCCACAAGGATTTCTCTGAAGATACATACCGTACACTTACGGCAGTTGAGAGTGTTCTTATGATGATTGACTCTGCCAAGGGTGTTGAAACTCAGACTAAGAAATTAATGGAAGTTTGTCGTATGCGCGACACTCCGATCGTTTCTTTCTGTAATAAATTTGACCGCGATGCACTTGATCCATTTGAATTAATTGATGATGTCGAAAAAACATGTTCAATTCAATGTGTCCCGATGACATGGCCTATTGGCTCAGGTGTCGACTTCAAAGGTGTGTACGACCTTAGAAATAAAACGATCATGAGTTTTAAAGACGCTGAAGACCCATTTAGCCCAAAGATCATAGATGCCAGTGACTTAAGTGCATCTCATATTAAAGAATTTGTTGGAGAGGCCCTTTTAGAAAAACTCGAAGAAGACCTCATGATGATTAGTGAACTTATGCCAGAGTTCAATGAAGAAGAGTTTCTTGCTGGTATAATGACTCCAATGTACTTTGGTTCAGCACTTAATAACTTTGGAGTAAAAGAGGTACTCGATACTTTTTCAAGGTATGCACCAGGGCCTGGAAAACGAGAAGTAATCACTGCCCCAATTGAAAATGGCGAAACCCGTAGTGTTGACCCTAGCGAGAAAAAATTTAGTGGTTTTGTTTTTAAAATTCAGGCCAATATGGATAAGAAGCATCGTGACCGCGTGGCCTTTATTCGCGTTTGCTCAGGGCGTTTTGAAAGAGGACAAAAAGTTACTCTAGCAAGAACAGGCAAAGAAATAAAAATTGCAACACCACTCATCTTTCAAGCTCAGGATCGTGAGATCACAGAGTACGCTATCCCAGGTGATATTATTGGTATCCATGACTCAGGAAAACTACAAATTGGAGATACCTTCACTGAAGGTGAGATTATGCAATTTACAGGCATACCAAGCTTTGCGCCAGAGTTATTTAAACGAGTACTTCTAAAAGATCCAATGAAAGGAAAGCAACTCGACAAAGGCCTACAACAACTTTCAGAAGAAGGTTCAGTTCAGCTATTTAGACGTCACAACTCTACTGAAAAAATTCTTGGTGCCGTTGGAGCTCTTCAGTTTGAAGTTGTCCAACGTCGTCTTGAAGATGAATATAATGTAAAAGGTGAATACGAAGGTTTTCCATATAACGGAATTAGATGGATAAAATTCCCGAGTGAAAAGATTAAGGATGAGTTCATCTCACGTTATAGTGCTAATATCGCCTTTGATATTAAAGATCGTCCGTGCTTTATTTACCGTACAGAGTGGGATTTAAAACTTGCGACGGAAAAATTTGAGGATGTAGAGTTTTTTAAGACAAATGATTTCAAATAGTTAAATCAGTCAAACTAAATTACTTGATAAACAAATAAAAATTAACTATGATGTATTGTCGTTAAGGCAACACAGCACAACAGGATTTTTAGATTGAAATTTTTATTTGTCGAAGATGAAGTTGAATTAGTAGAGCTCTATCAATATATGTTTGATCGTATCGGTCTCGATTATGAAGTCGCCTATAATGGTGAAGAGGCCCTTGAAAAAGTAAAAAATGGAAAATTTGATTTTATTTTTTCAGATATACGTATGCCTAAAATGAATGGTATCGACTTCTTAAAAAATTTAATAATCGAAGGCCTAGACTTTAAAAAATTTATTTTTGTGACGGCCCACCAAGAAGTCTCTCTTGATGAAGTAAAAGAGTTAGGTGCTCATGACATTCTCTATAAGCCAATTCGTCATCAAGTCTTTATGGATTATATTCAAGAATTACAAGCATAAAAAAAGGCCTCAATCGAGGCCCTTTTCTTTTCTATAAAATTTCGTTTAACAATTCTTCACAACTATTAGTTCGAACAAATTCACCTGGGAGCTCTCGAGCTGGAACAATCTCTTGTCTCATCTCTTGAGCAGTCAGAGCTGCGCGGATACGGTGATCATTATTCATCGTATTTAACTCATCTGCAGGCCCTGGTGTCCATTCTCTTCCAGTTGAATTAAGTGCATTCTCAGCACTTCTTGCTGCAACGGCCTTTCCCCAACCTGATTGATTTGGATGAATGGCCATTTTTTCATCAATACTTCTAAAGAACACTTTTTGAGACTCTAGTTGTGAGATTGATAAACCTTCCATTGTAGCAGTACGGAATTGATTTATATCTAACCCTAGGTCATCACATAACTTCTTCAGATCATCTTCTGCCATTTGTGGCTTTTTCACATAATCAACGTGCGTAGTCTTATCAACTTCACCTGTTAACTCTTCAGTACTATTTAGCGCCTTATCAAGCATTGCTCTTACTAACTGAATCTGCATTGCTGATTCAGCTGCATCACGTGGAGCATTGAACATTCTAAATTCGGCCTTTCTAATTTTAGGATCAACTCTAAATGTTCTTCTCCAGTCAACAGTTGGATTTGAAATATCAAAGTCATCTGTAACAAATTCTTCAGGAATAACATCCTGGAAATAAGCTGAAACATCAAGCTGGATATAACGAGTCTTACGTCCAAAACGAGTGTTAAAATACCTTTCATTATAAAGAAGCTTCTTAAGTTCTTCCTCAGTCCCATTAAAATCTTTCAGTGCTTTTCTTAATGTTTCACTGACTTCAACAGGCTCAGATGTG of Bacteriovorax sp. BAL6_X contains these proteins:
- a CDS encoding MoxR family ATPase gives rise to the protein MSVINEFHNIQTQLNNRIIGQEEIVEKIILAVLCNGNVLLEGNPGTGKTTTVKHLASLIGANLGRIQFTPDLLPSDVVGSELYLTDESGKGHIEFSKGPVFNNLLLADEINRAPSKVQSALLEAMEERQVTVNGLTYKLPQLFMVLATQNPIEQDGTYPLPEAQLDRFIFKLILNYPSKENEMKIMQLIREQYQAPEVRSIINEETIFSARNEIQKIKTSPSIDQYIVDIVDATRSSNKLPIETQKYLSMGLSTRTSLSLDIAAKAKAWLSGSEFVNPDHIRSIIKPVLRHRLYISYEAIADGVSADNIIDQIIDSVAIL
- a CDS encoding arylsulfatase yields the protein MKGLKSLIGLVCVGAVTISTHAAKKPNFLIIWGDDIGVENISAYSHGIMGYKTPNIDRIAKEGMMFTDYYAEQSCTAGRSAFITGQATLRTGLSKVGLPGAKAGLQDRDITIAEVLKTQGYVTGQFGKNHLGDRDEFLPTRHGFDEFYGNLYHLNAEEEPEDPDYPKDKAFKKKFGPRGVLHSFADGKVKDTGPLTKKRMETVDEDIVNRSIKFITNAAKKKKPFFVWVNTTGMHYRTHPRPEAKGLSGQGDYNDVFVQHDMYVGRLLDSLEKNKVKDNTFVMYSTDNGVHYNTWPDAGITKFRSEKNTNWEGAYRVPALVMFPGKIKAGEVSNEIVSSLDWMPTIATWAGVKNLKKDLLKGKRIGKKKAKLHLDGYDLSRYLEGKQKKSPRKEFIYLDDQGVPVAVRMGDWKVVFSEQRAKTMALWAEPFVDLRVSKVFNLRRDPYERADQNSNTYWDWMQYKAAYVYMAMDVTAKFLDTFKKYPASQTADSWSMKDITKNILQHNKKK
- a CDS encoding DUF58 domain-containing protein, encoding MIQQNSIYISKNYLMGLKSKAVNFRTFVDRPIRNNFVGRFSSKVKGQGLIFEEMDNYRLGDDIRNMNWRLSQKLSRPIVKRFTEDKERPVYLVVDQSSTMFFGSTYKLKSVVACELATISYWSVVGNQDPVGAFLISNDGHTFIKATKSTNKSMAILSELEAANRKLDLNCLSNKVVFVEEALKRLRHEVSQNSLIIFISDFLEFNEEAFSQLKMLASKHELVIGHIVDQNEERLPAVSNFVISNSKREISINSRDQKLRNKYKENWDGHVNRLYEICRKLSFPIFTINTHEDIFTQLKQRRFHE
- a CDS encoding peptide chain release factor 3, giving the protein MEDLKRATFAIISHPDAGKTTMTEKLLWFGQVVRSVGMVKSKQGNYAKSDWMEMEKERGISITSSVMSFPYNERAMHLLDTPGHKDFSEDTYRTLTAVESVLMMIDSAKGVETQTKKLMEVCRMRDTPIVSFCNKFDRDALDPFELIDDVEKTCSIQCVPMTWPIGSGVDFKGVYDLRNKTIMSFKDAEDPFSPKIIDASDLSASHIKEFVGEALLEKLEEDLMMISELMPEFNEEEFLAGIMTPMYFGSALNNFGVKEVLDTFSRYAPGPGKREVITAPIENGETRSVDPSEKKFSGFVFKIQANMDKKHRDRVAFIRVCSGRFERGQKVTLARTGKEIKIATPLIFQAQDREITEYAIPGDIIGIHDSGKLQIGDTFTEGEIMQFTGIPSFAPELFKRVLLKDPMKGKQLDKGLQQLSEEGSVQLFRRHNSTEKILGAVGALQFEVVQRRLEDEYNVKGEYEGFPYNGIRWIKFPSEKIKDEFISRYSANIAFDIKDRPCFIYRTEWDLKLATEKFEDVEFFKTNDFK
- a CDS encoding response regulator; this translates as MKFLFVEDEVELVELYQYMFDRIGLDYEVAYNGEEALEKVKNGKFDFIFSDIRMPKMNGIDFLKNLIIEGLDFKKFIFVTAHQEVSLDEVKELGAHDILYKPIRHQVFMDYIQELQA
- a CDS encoding VWA domain-containing protein; the protein is MISFDYPMLFLIVVLPIFVHFLIRPFQIRQTSVRVSFFNIVAQSFSDKQSLHNIRKRKTIQTSLLIVSWVLFCVALARPVMSGKEIVKNISSKSFYIALDLSGSMNFEDTQSGQTRLDVAKKNIVKFINERKDDYLGLVVFGDSAYLQAPLTNDRESLISLVNQSKVGMAGLSTHLGDAIGLGIKRFRGLKMKERVLVLLTDGNDTGSDIRPIDAAKIARSENIKIYVLGYGDPKTVGENSLDTNTLKEISRLTNGRFYLPSDEKQLEQAFKDISSIEVQEMTRLTFLPKYDLFFIPIVIILLIYLMTILIILIRRFLLQRSANV